Proteins from a genomic interval of Perognathus longimembris pacificus isolate PPM17 chromosome 14, ASM2315922v1, whole genome shotgun sequence:
- the LOC125363410 gene encoding acyl-coenzyme A thioesterase 1-like, which produces MAVTVVVEPAGRVCWDEPVRIAVRGLAPEQPVALRASLRDEKGALFRAHARYRADARGQLDLQRAPALGGSFAGLEPMGLLWAMQPDRPFWRLVKRDVQTPLQVELEVLDDPEPHEPQESAGPEGGRVLARAVHERHFMAAGVRRVPVREGRVRATLFLPPGPGPYPGIVDLFGVGGGLLEYRASLLAGKGFAVMALAYYNYDDLPKGMDVIRIEYFEEALNFLRNHPEVKGPGIGLLGNSKGGEIGLAVTSFLKGVTAAVIINGSVAAVGGTIHYKDESVPPVSLLRNRVKITKDGIMDVIEGLQSPLVEEKSFIPVERSDTTFLFLVGQDDHNWKSEFYANEVSKRLEAHGKEKPQIILYPEAGHYIEPPYFPLCRVGMHLLVGANILFGGEPKAHAVAQVDAWEQLQTFFHKHLGGKN; this is translated from the exons ATGGCGGTGACTGTGGTGGTGGAGCCCGCGGGCCGCGTGTGCTGGGACGAGCCCGTGCGCATCGCCGTGCGCGGCCTGGCCCCCGAGCAGCCCGTGGCGCTGCGCGCGTCCCTGCGCGACGAGAAGGGCGCGCTCTTCCGGGCCCACGCGCGCTACCGCGCCGACGCCCGCGGCCAGCTGGACCTGCAGCGCGCGCCCGCGCTGGGCGGCAGCTTCGCGGGGCTCGAGCCCATGGGGCTGCTGTGGGCCATGCAGCCCGACAGGCCCTTCTGGCGCCTGGTCAAGCGGGACGTGCAGACGCCCTTGCAGGTGGAGCTGGAGGTGCTGGACGACCCCGAGCCCCACGAGCCCCAGGAGTCCGCCGGGCCCGAGGGCGGGCGGGTGCTGGCGCGCGCGGTGCACGAGCGGCACTTCATGGCGGCCGGGGTGCGGCGGGTGCCGGTGCGCGAGGGCCGGGTGCGGGCCACGCTCTTCCTGCCGCCAG GACCTGGGCCCTATCCAGGGATTGTGGACCTGTTTGGAGTTGGAGGAGGCCTTCTGGAGTATCGAGCAAGTCTGCTGGCTGGGAAGGGGTTTGCTGTGATGGCGCTGGCTTATTACAACTATGATGACCTCCCCAAGGGCATGGATGTCATCCGTATAGAGTACTTTGAGGAAGCTCTGAACTTCCTACGCAATCACCCTGAG GTAAAGGGTCCAGGCATTGGGCTCCTTGGGAATTCCAAAGGAGGTGAAATTGGCCTTGCTGTAACCTCTTTCCTGAAGGGTGTCACAGCTGCTGTCATTATCAATGGCTCTGTGGCTGCTGTTGGGGGAACCATACACTACAAGGATGAATCTGTGCCCCCTGTGAGTCTGCTCAGAAATCGAGTCAAGATCACCAAAGATGGCATCATGGATGTGATAGAAGGCCTGCAGAGCCCTCTGGTAGAAGAGAAGAGCTTCATTCCTGTGGAGAGGTCTGACACCACCTTCCTGTTCCTTGTAGGTCAGGATGACCACAACTGGAAGAGTGAGTTCTATGCAAATGAGGTCTCTAAGCGCCTAGAGGCCCATGGGAAGGAAAAGCCCCAGATCATTCTTTACCCTGAGGCGGGGCACTATATTGAGCCCCCTTACTTCCCTTTGTGCAGGGTTGGCATGCACCTCCTGGTTGGTGCTAATATCTTGTTTGGAGGGGAGCCCAAGGCTCATGCAGTGGCCCAAGTGGATGCGTGGGAACAACTCCAGACTTTCTTCCACAAACACTTGGGTGGAAAGAATTAA